In Caldisericota bacterium, the sequence GACTGTGGCTGATATTCACCAGCCAGGAATGCTTGATAGGATTAAGCAGGAGTTTTACAACCATGATTAAAGTGGGCATCCCCCGAGCTTTACTTTACTATCAATATTACCCTGCATGGAAGACTTTTTTTGAAAGACTAGATACAGAGGTAGTGGTATCACCACCAACTAATAAAACTATGTTAAATTCAGGAGTTTCACGAGCAGTT encodes:
- a CDS encoding acyl-CoA dehydratase activase-related protein, with protein sequence MIKVGIPRALLYYQYYPAWKTFFERLDTEVVVSPPTNKTMLNSGVSRAV